The following coding sequences lie in one Rhizobium sp. ZPR4 genomic window:
- a CDS encoding gluconokinase, GntK/IdnK-type: protein MSRSDLDHVPSIIVMGVSGCGKSSVGQKLSEHLGLSFIEADQLHLQANIVKMSQGVALTDDERAPWLDLIGDAIKLLQARGEHVVVSCSALKPGYRDRLRMACNGRLFFVYLSGSRELLCEHGVDCASTTILSYGELDPPEDHPFPHFAFPLSWLRISG from the coding sequence ATGAGCAGATCCGACCTCGATCATGTACCATCAATCATCGTGATGGGTGTCAGTGGTTGTGGTAAGTCGTCAGTCGGCCAGAAGCTCTCGGAACATCTCGGTCTCAGTTTCATCGAAGCCGATCAGCTTCATCTGCAAGCGAACATCGTCAAAATGTCTCAAGGTGTCGCGCTGACGGACGATGAGAGAGCACCGTGGCTGGACCTTATCGGGGACGCGATCAAACTATTGCAAGCCCGAGGTGAACACGTTGTTGTATCCTGCTCAGCATTGAAGCCGGGCTACCGAGATAGATTGAGGATGGCCTGCAATGGGCGCCTGTTCTTTGTCTACCTATCGGGCTCGAGAGAATTGCTGTGTGAGCATGGGGTAGACTGCGCTTCGACAACGATCTTAAGTTACGGTGAATTGGACCCGCCGGAGGACCACCCTTTTCCACATTTCGCTTTTCCGCTTTCCTGGCTTCGCATATCGGGGTGA
- a CDS encoding helix-turn-helix transcriptional regulator: MLNLNNHRRRIVSNLSTIIEEAAFNPDQWQVFADTFCELIPGAKTLFLANDREAYRDIPLVHSGFENDAIRKFAEHYGAISGWTPFNLALPVMMPRRTEDYLPASSFHDTEFYTDFLRHLSDSDAATAIKLSADHERSAEFVVHYAARDNERINSDVEPVMRALAPAMTHALSMLRIRMADGKKAHRASIAEAILDPAFMLSSKGRVLATNSAARVLADEAVLVRVAPGDHLQFLSPQTAATVTAQMAKIMRGQLLAVGHETIQARHADALYSIAVHPMALGARIGFDLLAAAEPCILLIIRPLLALEANASAVLRGTFGLTAAEARLAIGLAKGASLSATAISLGITYQTSRSQLKVVFAKLGVHRQSELVAVLHPLINAL, translated from the coding sequence ATGCTGAACTTGAATAATCACCGCAGACGCATTGTTAGTAATCTTTCCACCATTATCGAGGAAGCGGCGTTCAACCCCGATCAATGGCAGGTTTTTGCCGACACGTTTTGCGAACTGATCCCTGGCGCAAAAACACTCTTCCTCGCCAACGATCGAGAGGCCTACCGTGATATACCTCTGGTTCATTCCGGTTTTGAAAACGACGCGATAAGGAAGTTTGCTGAACACTATGGTGCGATTAGCGGCTGGACACCGTTCAATCTCGCGCTTCCAGTGATGATGCCGCGCAGAACCGAGGACTATCTTCCGGCTTCCTCGTTCCATGACACCGAATTCTACACCGATTTTCTGCGACATCTGTCCGATAGCGACGCAGCCACGGCTATCAAACTCAGCGCCGATCACGAACGAAGTGCGGAATTTGTCGTGCACTATGCCGCACGGGATAACGAGCGGATCAACTCGGACGTTGAGCCGGTAATGCGAGCGCTGGCACCGGCTATGACGCATGCTCTGTCGATGCTGCGCATCCGCATGGCTGATGGAAAAAAAGCCCACCGCGCTAGCATTGCAGAAGCGATTCTCGATCCGGCTTTTATGCTTTCCTCCAAAGGTCGTGTACTGGCGACAAACAGCGCAGCACGCGTACTTGCAGACGAAGCCGTGCTGGTACGCGTAGCACCTGGTGACCACCTGCAGTTCCTATCCCCGCAAACGGCTGCAACCGTCACGGCACAAATGGCGAAGATCATGCGTGGACAGTTGCTGGCCGTCGGTCATGAAACCATACAAGCTCGCCATGCAGACGCTCTTTACTCGATTGCTGTCCATCCAATGGCGCTAGGTGCACGGATTGGTTTTGATCTGCTCGCAGCCGCGGAGCCCTGCATTTTGCTGATCATTCGTCCATTGCTCGCATTGGAGGCAAATGCTTCTGCGGTATTGCGCGGAACATTTGGATTGACCGCGGCGGAAGCGCGTTTGGCAATCGGATTGGCGAAAGGTGCTTCCTTGTCCGCAACGGCCATCTCTTTGGGAATTACCTACCAGACAAGCCGGTCGCAGTTGAAAGTCGTCTTCGCAAAACTTGGCGTGCACCGTCAAAGCGAGTTGGTCGCCGTCCTTCATCCCCTCATCAACGCCTTGTAG
- a CDS encoding GGDEF domain-containing protein has protein sequence MPYRRTAIIALPVILSVFVHGIIAGTILNMLLHGEFSGFNIIQWTNEQLTTCLIVTMMVVGCFYPGWKARIKALELKSVLFIALLAAIQVAISFSQWLSITSIAIIPCLIAIARLGFLWSLLVTGGFMIFSSVTQAYFYTSANSLLPPALFFPELFAHRMNTAMVAVFSIFMSDLVSQRNRLLKGAQRHAETDRLTGLHNRHYVLKAFERAAVRMPIGLVIIDIDNFKQINDRHGHHVGDEVLAAVSAKIRKLVRHKTDIAARWGGEEFLLILSDISPADLKSVCNRLVEDIGSMPLELATGPFPVTISAGATHLVNLLSRDFAQALSSADMLLYQAKRSGKNRVIFNT, from the coding sequence ATGCCCTATAGACGCACGGCTATAATCGCCCTTCCCGTTATATTATCTGTTTTCGTCCACGGCATCATCGCCGGGACGATACTCAATATGCTGCTGCATGGAGAGTTTTCCGGTTTCAACATCATTCAGTGGACCAATGAACAGTTAACGACATGTCTCATCGTCACGATGATGGTCGTGGGCTGCTTTTATCCGGGATGGAAAGCTAGAATCAAAGCGCTGGAACTTAAATCGGTCCTTTTCATCGCGCTTCTGGCCGCAATTCAGGTTGCCATTTCCTTTTCCCAATGGCTGTCGATCACATCGATCGCTATCATTCCATGCCTGATCGCCATTGCTCGCCTGGGGTTCTTGTGGTCGCTATTGGTGACGGGCGGATTCATGATTTTTTCATCGGTCACACAGGCTTATTTCTATACCTCAGCCAACTCGCTTCTGCCTCCAGCACTTTTTTTCCCAGAGCTTTTTGCGCATAGAATGAACACGGCGATGGTGGCAGTTTTCAGTATCTTCATGAGCGACCTCGTCAGCCAGCGCAATCGTCTTCTAAAGGGTGCCCAGCGGCATGCTGAAACCGATCGGCTCACTGGCCTCCACAATCGACACTACGTATTAAAAGCATTCGAACGGGCGGCCGTCCGCATGCCGATTGGGCTCGTTATTATCGATATCGACAACTTCAAACAGATCAATGATCGTCATGGGCATCACGTAGGCGACGAAGTTCTCGCGGCAGTCTCGGCAAAAATCAGAAAACTCGTTCGCCACAAGACGGACATTGCCGCCCGTTGGGGCGGCGAGGAGTTTTTGCTGATCCTATCGGATATTTCTCCGGCAGACCTAAAGTCCGTCTGTAACCGGCTTGTCGAAGACATCGGAAGCATGCCCTTGGAATTAGCTACAGGACCGTTTCCTGTCACTATCAGCGCAGGTGCGACGCATCTTGTGAACCTTCTCTCACGCGACTTTGCGCAAGCGTTGTCTTCAGCAGACATGTTGCTCTATCAGGCAAAGCGATCCGGCAAAAATCGCGTTATTTTCAATACGTAA